One Flavobacterium sp. 90 DNA segment encodes these proteins:
- a CDS encoding aspartate kinase produces the protein MSKLKINIILFGIGNIGSTLINQIIESQEFFLESRNVDFHFPIITNSTVAFFEKEGVGYAWETNFLELAVPFKVQDIIAFAKENEFENLIAVDATASDELIHHYNTLIENGFNIVAVNKKANTLPIDLYKEIRSNLKKYDKEFLYETSVDTGFPVLQTLRDLYHSGEKITKIRGVFSDNLSYVFNRFATEEATFSSLLKDASLLGLMRSTFKEDLSGNDTARKLLILTREIGKDFDLSDIKIDSLLREEHLEQNGILNKEAVDKSFKIAKITQADNHVLRYVGEFDVEKNTLEVKLVSEPVSSAIGQLKGSDTIFEIYTQSYADVPIVIQSASACKQAISRGVITDILKVAEKIKNKEAVWL, from the coding sequence ATGTCAAAGCTTAAAATAAATATCATCCTTTTTGGAATTGGAAATATCGGAAGTACTTTGATCAATCAAATTATCGAAAGTCAGGAGTTTTTTCTCGAAAGTAGAAATGTTGATTTTCATTTTCCGATTATCACAAATTCAACAGTAGCTTTTTTCGAGAAAGAAGGCGTTGGATATGCCTGGGAAACCAATTTCTTAGAATTGGCCGTTCCTTTTAAAGTGCAGGATATTATTGCATTTGCCAAAGAAAATGAATTCGAGAATCTAATCGCTGTTGACGCAACTGCAAGTGACGAACTCATTCATCATTATAATACATTGATTGAAAACGGATTTAATATTGTTGCGGTAAATAAAAAAGCCAATACATTGCCAATTGATTTATATAAAGAGATTAGGTCAAATCTTAAAAAGTATGATAAAGAGTTTTTGTATGAAACATCGGTTGATACTGGTTTTCCTGTTTTACAGACCTTAAGAGATTTGTATCATTCAGGAGAGAAAATTACAAAGATTCGCGGTGTTTTTTCAGATAATCTGAGTTATGTTTTTAACCGATTTGCTACAGAAGAAGCCACTTTTTCTTCGCTTTTAAAAGACGCGAGTTTACTCGGATTAATGCGATCGACTTTTAAAGAAGATTTATCCGGAAATGATACCGCCAGAAAATTACTGATTTTGACGAGAGAAATCGGGAAGGATTTTGATCTGTCGGATATAAAAATCGATTCTTTGCTTAGGGAAGAACATTTAGAACAAAATGGTATTCTTAATAAAGAAGCAGTCGATAAATCGTTCAAAATTGCAAAAATCACACAAGCGGATAATCATGTATTAAGATATGTAGGAGAATTTGATGTGGAGAAAAACACATTAGAAGTAAAATTGGTTTCAGAACCGGTTTCGTCGGCAATTGGTCAACTAAAAGGATCTGATACTATTTTCGAAATTTATACCCAATCTTACGCAGATGTTCCAATCGTAATTCAGAGTGCATCGGCATGCAAACAAGCTATTTCAAGAGGAGTAATTACTGACATTTTGAAAGTGGCTGAAAAAATTAAAAATAAAGAAGCAGTTTGGTTGTAA
- a CDS encoding aminotransferase class I/II-fold pyridoxal phosphate-dependent enzyme, producing the protein MNEEELGFETLAIRTHLEKSQFQEHSTPLYLSSSFVFEDAEDMRASFTEEKVRNIYSRFSNPNTTEFVDKVCAMEGAEAGYAFATGMAAIYSTFAALLDSGDHIVSAGSVFGSTHALFMTYFPKWNIETTYFDINKPETIEGFIKPNTKILYAETPTNPGVDVVDLELLGQIAKKHNLILIIDNCFATPYIQQPIKYGAHLVVHSATKLIDGQGRVLGGVAVGDAELIRKIYLFSRNTGPAMSPFNAWVLSKSLETLAVRVDKHCENALKVAEFLESHPNVNSVKYPFLKSHPKYEIAKKQMLLGGNIIAIEIKGGLEAGRKFLDKIKLCSLSANIGDVKTIVTHPASTTHSKLSEEDQLAVGITQGLVRVSVGLESVKDIIADLDQALS; encoded by the coding sequence ATGAACGAAGAAGAATTAGGTTTTGAAACCTTAGCCATACGCACACATTTAGAAAAATCGCAATTTCAGGAACATTCAACTCCTTTGTATTTATCATCAAGTTTTGTATTTGAAGATGCAGAGGATATGAGAGCTTCTTTTACAGAAGAAAAAGTACGTAATATTTATTCCCGTTTTAGTAACCCAAATACAACGGAGTTTGTAGATAAAGTTTGTGCTATGGAAGGTGCAGAAGCAGGTTATGCTTTTGCAACCGGAATGGCTGCTATATATTCTACATTTGCAGCACTGTTGGATTCAGGAGATCATATCGTTTCTGCGGGAAGTGTCTTTGGATCGACTCACGCGTTGTTTATGACTTATTTTCCAAAATGGAATATTGAAACAACCTATTTTGATATCAATAAACCGGAAACAATCGAAGGTTTTATTAAGCCAAATACTAAAATTTTATATGCTGAGACGCCTACAAATCCTGGTGTAGACGTAGTTGATTTGGAATTGTTAGGTCAGATCGCAAAAAAGCACAATTTGATTTTAATAATCGACAACTGTTTTGCTACGCCATACATTCAGCAGCCTATTAAATACGGCGCACATTTGGTTGTCCATTCTGCTACAAAACTAATTGACGGACAAGGACGTGTTTTAGGTGGAGTTGCAGTTGGAGACGCTGAGTTAATTCGTAAAATCTATTTGTTTTCAAGAAATACAGGACCGGCAATGTCACCATTTAATGCTTGGGTTTTGTCAAAAAGTTTAGAGACTTTGGCTGTACGCGTTGACAAACATTGCGAAAATGCATTAAAAGTTGCAGAGTTTTTAGAGAGTCACCCAAATGTAAATAGTGTGAAATATCCGTTTCTAAAATCACACCCAAAATATGAGATTGCTAAAAAGCAAATGCTTTTAGGTGGTAACATCATCGCAATTGAAATTAAAGGCGGGCTTGAAGCAGGAAGAAAATTCTTGGATAAGATTAAACTATGCTCACTTTCGGCAAATATTGGAGATGTAAAAACTATAGTAACACATCCGGCATCAACAACACATAGTAAATTATCTGAAGAAGATCAATTAGCAGTAGGAATCACACAAGGTTTAGTACGTGTGTCTGTAGGTTTGGAAAGCGTAAAAGATATTATTGCTGATTTAGATCAGGCACTTTCTTAA
- a CDS encoding sulfite exporter TauE/SafE family protein — protein sequence MDFQIGLVIAGLVVGFVVGLTGVGGGSLMTPILLYFGIPPTTAVGTDLLYAAFTKMGGVFVHHRKGNINWKITGWLTLGSVPAALLTLWVLNSIKTDISTINAVIKYSLGWALLFTSIAILFKKKLLKYSQKHAGDKFHSESHTQNMLTIGIGILLGATVTLTSIGAGALGTVTLFFLYPLLPTPRLVGTEIAHAVPLTLVAGIGHASMGNLDLVLLGQLLLGSLPGIFIGSMLSGKVPDLFLRNAIAVMLFLAGYKLIF from the coding sequence ATGGATTTTCAAATAGGTCTTGTAATTGCTGGTTTGGTTGTAGGTTTTGTAGTTGGGTTAACCGGCGTTGGAGGCGGCTCCTTAATGACTCCAATATTATTATACTTCGGAATCCCACCAACTACAGCCGTTGGCACTGATTTATTATATGCTGCTTTTACCAAAATGGGAGGCGTATTTGTACATCACAGAAAGGGAAATATTAATTGGAAAATTACAGGCTGGCTTACTTTAGGAAGTGTTCCGGCTGCATTACTGACTTTGTGGGTTTTAAATAGTATCAAAACAGATATTTCAACTATTAATGCTGTAATCAAATACAGTTTGGGCTGGGCATTACTTTTTACTTCAATCGCTATCTTATTCAAAAAGAAACTACTAAAATACTCTCAGAAACATGCGGGAGATAAATTTCATAGCGAAAGTCATACTCAAAATATGCTAACTATTGGAATTGGTATATTACTTGGAGCAACTGTAACATTAACATCAATTGGCGCAGGAGCTTTAGGAACAGTAACATTATTCTTTTTATATCCGCTTTTACCAACGCCTCGTTTAGTAGGAACAGAGATTGCGCACGCAGTTCCTTTAACGCTTGTTGCCGGAATAGGTCACGCTTCTATGGGAAATTTAGATCTAGTTTTACTCGGTCAATTGCTATTAGGATCGCTTCCAGGAATCTTTATAGGAAGTATGCTAAGCGGAAAAGTTCCGGATTTATTTCTTAGAAATGCTATTGCAGTAATGCTTTTCTTAGCCGGATATAAATTGATTTTCTAG
- a CDS encoding sulfite exporter TauE/SafE family protein, whose product MEKELKINNYDVRSDVSIKEKLWVVIPVVLLVGLLSTLIFNHYNEFSWSGFVGGFNQEFLVFFGIGVFAQLVDGTLGMGYGATSTSFLLAYGVPPVVSSTAVHVSEMFTTGASALSHHKFGNINKKLVKHLLIPGVLGSITGAYLLSDVINGDIIKPFIAVYMIILAAVIIKKALSKTVVKKKTTKLGYLATFGGFMDSVGGGGWGPIVTSTLLGRGRNPRYTIGSVNAAEFAISFASGITFMLFGGIHGWQVIFGLIIGGVISAPLAAYLVNKIKRKPMMVAVGILIILLSLKTLSKLL is encoded by the coding sequence ATGGAAAAAGAATTGAAAATAAATAATTATGATGTTAGATCTGATGTCTCTATAAAAGAGAAATTATGGGTAGTAATACCAGTTGTTTTATTAGTAGGTTTATTATCTACATTAATTTTTAATCACTACAATGAGTTTTCATGGAGTGGGTTTGTTGGAGGTTTCAATCAGGAGTTCTTAGTATTTTTTGGAATTGGAGTTTTTGCTCAATTGGTTGATGGAACATTAGGAATGGGTTACGGAGCAACTTCAACGTCATTTTTATTGGCTTATGGAGTTCCGCCAGTTGTGAGCAGTACAGCAGTTCACGTTTCTGAAATGTTTACAACAGGAGCATCGGCGCTTTCGCATCATAAATTTGGGAACATCAATAAAAAACTGGTAAAGCATTTATTAATTCCAGGTGTTTTAGGTTCTATTACAGGAGCTTATTTATTATCAGATGTAATTAACGGAGATATTATTAAGCCATTTATTGCGGTTTATATGATCATCTTGGCAGCTGTTATTATCAAAAAAGCATTGTCTAAAACGGTTGTAAAAAAGAAAACAACAAAATTAGGATATTTAGCCACTTTTGGAGGTTTTATGGATTCGGTTGGTGGCGGTGGCTGGGGACCAATTGTAACTTCTACATTATTAGGAAGAGGCAGAAATCCAAGATATACAATAGGTTCTGTGAATGCAGCTGAGTTTGCAATTTCATTTGCAAGTGGAATCACGTTTATGCTTTTTGGAGGAATTCATGGATGGCAGGTTATTTTTGGGTTGATTATAGGAGGCGTAATTTCGGCACCTTTAGCGGCTTATTTGGTTAACAAAATCAAAAGAAAACCAATGATGGTTGCGGTTGGAATTTTAATTATATTATTGAGTTTAAAAACATTATCTAAATTATTGTAA
- a CDS encoding alpha/beta hydrolase: MKPRLLILSDLYGGDNQEWIQQYIDLLKIKFEIRYYDVLKLAEIDSANFSESYIHAQFLNGGIDKAVETLLNLEKGKVLVLGFSIGGTIAWKAALKGLEVSNLFAVSSTRLRYETESPNCELKLYFGEKDSNKPHSQWYLDLNLNHEIIKDDNHQLYLMKNNVSLICSDILKSLL, translated from the coding sequence ATGAAACCAAGATTACTTATTTTATCAGATTTATATGGAGGAGATAATCAGGAATGGATTCAGCAATATATAGATTTACTGAAGATTAAATTTGAGATTCGGTATTACGATGTATTAAAACTTGCAGAAATTGATTCGGCTAATTTTTCAGAAAGTTATATTCATGCTCAGTTTCTTAACGGAGGAATCGATAAAGCGGTTGAAACTTTACTCAACTTAGAAAAAGGAAAAGTATTAGTTTTAGGATTCAGTATTGGTGGAACAATAGCGTGGAAAGCTGCTTTGAAAGGTCTTGAAGTTTCAAATTTATTTGCTGTTTCTTCAACTAGATTGCGATATGAAACGGAATCTCCAAATTGTGAACTGAAATTATATTTTGGAGAAAAAGATTCAAACAAACCTCACTCACAATGGTATTTGGATTTGAATTTAAATCACGAAATTATCAAAGACGATAATCATCAATTATATTTGATGAAAAATAATGTGTCTTTAATTTGTAGTGATATTTTGAAATCGTTGTTATAA
- a CDS encoding alpha/beta fold hydrolase — MENIPSPIIIQDFITESGAAYLSLPLSFTLSGLPLHSAPIVLVNHALTGNAEVTGENGWWNDLIGEEKTIDTQKYTILAFDVPGNGNDSFIIENYLDFTTRDIARIFIKGLEALNINQVHTIIGGSVGGGIAWEILALEPNITQNLIPIATDWKSTDWMIANCYLQEQILNNSSRPIEDARIHAMLCYRSPESFKEKFQRTINANLSVFNIESWLAHHGEKLQKRYQLASYKLMNQLLKTIDITRNSDDFETLMSRTNAAIHIIGINSDLFFTPKENRETFQDLKKFKDNVFYSEIDSVHGHDAFLIEYKQLDHLLADIFKAETIEK; from the coding sequence TTGGAAAATATACCAAGTCCCATTATAATTCAAGATTTCATCACCGAAAGTGGTGCAGCATATCTTTCATTACCGTTAAGTTTTACGCTTTCTGGTTTGCCTTTACATAGTGCGCCTATAGTTTTGGTTAATCATGCTTTGACAGGAAACGCTGAGGTAACTGGAGAAAATGGCTGGTGGAATGATTTAATTGGCGAAGAAAAAACGATTGATACCCAAAAATATACTATCCTGGCATTTGATGTTCCGGGAAATGGAAACGATTCGTTTATAATTGAAAATTATCTGGATTTTACCACCAGAGATATTGCCAGAATATTTATAAAAGGTTTAGAAGCTTTAAATATTAATCAGGTACACACCATTATTGGAGGTTCTGTTGGCGGAGGAATCGCTTGGGAAATTCTTGCATTAGAACCTAATATTACTCAAAACCTAATTCCCATTGCTACAGACTGGAAATCGACGGACTGGATGATTGCTAATTGCTATTTGCAAGAGCAGATTCTTAATAATTCGTCACGTCCTATTGAAGATGCCAGAATTCATGCAATGTTGTGTTACAGATCTCCTGAATCATTCAAAGAAAAATTTCAGCGTACAATCAATGCCAATCTTTCTGTTTTTAATATCGAAAGCTGGTTGGCACATCACGGTGAAAAACTACAAAAGAGATATCAATTGGCATCATATAAACTGATGAACCAATTACTTAAAACCATAGATATTACCAGAAATAGTGACGATTTTGAAACTTTAATGTCTAGAACAAATGCAGCGATTCATATTATCGGAATCAATTCGGATTTGTTTTTTACACCAAAAGAAAATCGGGAAACTTTTCAGGACTTAAAAAAGTTCAAAGACAATGTTTTTTATAGCGAAATAGATTCAGTTCACGGACATGACGCTTTTTTAATCGAGTACAAACAATTAGATCATTTACTTGCCGATATTTTTAAGGCAGAAACAATAGAAAAATAA
- the cysD gene encoding sulfate adenylyltransferase subunit CysD — MSSSSVLKTNALESEAIYIFREVISQFDKPVLLFSGGKDSITLVRLAQKAFFPAKIPFPLLHVDTGHNFPETIAFRDKLVEELGLELIVRNVQDAIDEGKVVEETGKYSSRNSLQTITLLDAIEEFKFDACIGGARRDEEKARAKERIFSVRDDFGQWDEKNQRPELFDILNGKIENGQNVRVFPISNWTELDVWSYIEKEHIEIPSIYFSHKRKVFLRDGLIWSHSPFVYQEEDEQIEERIVRFRTVGDMSCTAAVESYAATIEEVVGEIRESTISERGARIDDKRSEAAMEKRKQQGYF; from the coding sequence ATGAGTTCAAGTTCAGTATTAAAAACAAACGCTTTAGAGAGTGAAGCGATATACATTTTCAGAGAAGTAATTTCACAATTTGACAAGCCTGTTTTACTTTTTTCTGGAGGAAAAGATTCTATAACATTAGTGCGTTTGGCACAGAAAGCATTTTTTCCGGCAAAGATTCCGTTTCCTCTATTGCACGTTGATACAGGACACAATTTCCCTGAAACAATTGCTTTTAGAGACAAATTGGTAGAAGAATTAGGATTAGAATTAATCGTTCGCAATGTTCAGGATGCTATTGATGAAGGAAAAGTAGTTGAAGAAACCGGAAAATATTCTAGTAGAAACAGCTTACAGACAATCACACTTTTAGATGCAATCGAAGAATTTAAGTTTGATGCTTGTATTGGTGGAGCACGTCGTGACGAAGAAAAAGCAAGAGCAAAGGAACGTATTTTTTCAGTGCGTGATGATTTTGGTCAATGGGATGAAAAAAATCAAAGACCTGAGTTATTTGATATTTTGAATGGAAAAATCGAAAATGGACAAAACGTTCGTGTTTTCCCAATTTCAAACTGGACAGAATTAGATGTTTGGAGTTATATCGAAAAAGAACATATTGAGATTCCATCGATCTATTTTTCACATAAAAGAAAAGTTTTTTTGAGAGACGGTTTAATCTGGTCACATTCTCCTTTTGTGTATCAGGAAGAAGACGAACAAATCGAAGAAAGAATTGTTCGTTTTAGAACCGTTGGAGATATGAGTTGTACAGCCGCAGTTGAATCTTACGCAGCAACAATCGAAGAAGTTGTAGGCGAAATCAGAGAATCAACAATTTCTGAAAGAGGAGCCAGAATCGACGACAAACGTTCTGAAGCTGCAATGGAAAAGAGAAAACAACAAGGGTATTTTTAA
- a CDS encoding OsmC family protein — protein MKVTLNRVNDAFHFKLKNERGHVVDVDSRAEFGGSDLGASPMELVLMGVAGCSAIDMISILKKQRQEITSFNAEVEGERVKVGEATPFKEINVVFYLEGDINPEKAQKAAQLSFEKYCSVSKTIEPTATINYKVVLNNEIL, from the coding sequence ATGAAAGTAACTTTAAACAGAGTAAACGACGCGTTTCATTTTAAACTCAAAAATGAAAGAGGTCATGTAGTTGATGTAGATAGCAGAGCCGAATTTGGCGGAAGCGATTTAGGTGCAAGCCCAATGGAATTAGTATTAATGGGAGTTGCAGGATGTAGCGCCATTGATATGATTTCGATTTTGAAGAAACAACGTCAGGAAATAACGTCATTCAATGCTGAAGTTGAAGGAGAACGTGTAAAAGTTGGAGAAGCAACACCTTTTAAAGAAATCAACGTAGTTTTTTACTTAGAAGGGGATATTAACCCTGAAAAAGCACAAAAAGCAGCGCAGCTTTCTTTCGAAAAATATTGTTCAGTTTCTAAAACAATTGAACCAACAGCTACAATAAATTACAAAGTTGTATTGAACAACGAAATATTATAG
- a CDS encoding Rrf2 family transcriptional regulator, producing MLSKKTKYGIKALTYLARRENNDPVQIAEIAKSEHISIKFLESILLLLRNSGFLGAKKGKGGGYYLIKDPKDISMAKVYRILEGPIALLPCASHNFYEKCDDCDDETTCAARRLMTEVRDNTLKILESNSLADIAF from the coding sequence ATGCTTTCAAAGAAAACAAAATACGGAATTAAAGCCTTAACATATTTAGCCAGACGAGAAAATAATGATCCTGTACAAATTGCAGAAATTGCAAAAAGCGAACATATTTCAATTAAGTTCTTAGAAAGTATTTTATTACTCCTCAGAAATTCAGGTTTTCTAGGAGCGAAAAAAGGAAAGGGCGGTGGCTATTATCTGATAAAAGATCCAAAAGATATCAGTATGGCAAAAGTCTATCGTATCCTCGAAGGTCCGATAGCATTGCTTCCGTGCGCGAGTCATAACTTTTATGAAAAATGTGATGATTGTGATGATGAAACTACCTGTGCAGCAAGACGTTTAATGACAGAGGTTCGTGATAATACACTTAAAATTCTGGAAAGTAATTCATTAGCAGATATTGCATTTTAA
- a CDS encoding phosphoadenylyl-sulfate reductase, whose translation MSATIIQSLLDETKDFSLEETLAFLASEFPGKVIFSTSFGQEDQVITDFIAKSNQDITIFTLDTGRLFQETYDVFHKTLKKYKKPIEVYFPEATAVENLLKHKGPNSFYDSVENRKECCFIRKVVPLRKALAGNSVWITGLRAEQSENRNDLQLFEYDGGFEIIKFNPLLKWTLEEVETYLSENNVPQNALHKQGFVSIGCAPCTRAIFPGEDIRAGRWWWESSHKECGLHSAKKE comes from the coding sequence ATGAGTGCGACGATTATACAATCATTATTAGATGAAACAAAAGATTTTTCACTGGAAGAAACATTAGCTTTTTTAGCAAGTGAATTTCCTGGCAAAGTAATCTTTTCGACTTCTTTTGGACAGGAAGATCAGGTGATTACAGATTTTATCGCAAAAAGTAATCAGGATATCACGATTTTTACATTAGATACCGGAAGATTGTTTCAGGAAACGTACGATGTTTTTCATAAAACATTAAAAAAGTATAAAAAGCCAATCGAGGTTTATTTTCCGGAAGCAACTGCAGTCGAAAATTTACTGAAACATAAAGGTCCAAACAGCTTTTATGATTCGGTTGAAAATAGAAAAGAATGTTGTTTTATTCGAAAAGTGGTTCCGTTGAGAAAAGCTTTGGCAGGAAATTCGGTTTGGATTACAGGTTTAAGAGCTGAACAATCTGAGAATAGAAACGACTTACAATTGTTTGAATACGATGGAGGTTTCGAAATCATAAAGTTCAATCCTTTATTAAAGTGGACTTTAGAAGAAGTAGAAACGTATTTATCAGAAAATAATGTTCCTCAAAATGCTTTGCACAAACAAGGTTTCGTAAGTATTGGATGCGCGCCTTGTACAAGAGCAATTTTTCCTGGCGAAGATATCAGAGCCGGAAGATGGTGGTGGGAATCGAGCCATAAAGAGTGTGGTTTGCATAGCGCTAAGAAAGAGTAG
- the thrA gene encoding bifunctional aspartate kinase/homoserine dehydrogenase I: MKILKFGGKSLSNGEGLSKVVSIISDKVNQGEKIAVVVSARGNATDELEDILRIAAKNGNYKPLLESFKAYQASDFPQVDLSEEFNILDKLFEGVSLIGDYSNKIKDQILSKGELLSAKLLTSILVEKGIPANFVDTRELLKTDSKFGDAQPLEQLSKKNVINYFKLHNGETVNIVTGFIGSNNNNDTTTLGRNGSNYTASLIANYLDAEELQNFTHVDGIYTANPDLVADAKKIEYLSFNEANELANFGATILHAKTIIPLLEKNIPLRILNTFNHENRGTLITSDSAKEGIKTLSVLENVSLVNLEGRGLLGKSGVDARIFKVMGDHNISVSIISQGSSERGIGLVVAKDKATLAMVELEKEFENDFYSKDVNQITVTDNVSVISIIGQDLSTFHKPYTALIKNKIVPILFNNTVTGKNVSLVVKKEELNKALNVIHGEIFGVSKKINIAIFGHGLVGGTLINQILESAAAIEKRKDVKLNVFAIANSKKLLLNRNGVTSNWKNDIASKGEAYTIKDIIAYANEYHLENLIAIDNTASASFVENYIPLIESSFDLISSNKVANTLSYGFYKELRKSLADNQKNYLYETNVGAGLPLIDTIKLLHLSGENITKIKGVFSGTLSYLFNNFSAKDVPFSEILKEAIDNGYTEPDPREDLCGNDVGRKLLILARELDLQNEFEEISIQNLIPEHLREGNVSDFLTKLKEFDPIYEKIKADQKPNHVLRYIGELSGDLQNDKGILEVKLVSVPSDTALGGLKGSDSFFEIYTESYGDRPIVIQGAGAGSAVTARGVFGDILRLSDKG; this comes from the coding sequence ATGAAAATATTAAAATTTGGAGGCAAATCGTTATCAAACGGAGAAGGACTTAGCAAGGTAGTTTCAATCATTTCAGATAAAGTAAATCAAGGCGAAAAAATTGCCGTAGTAGTTTCTGCCCGCGGAAATGCAACAGATGAACTTGAAGATATTTTAAGAATAGCGGCTAAAAATGGTAATTACAAACCTTTATTAGAAAGCTTTAAAGCATATCAAGCTTCAGATTTTCCACAAGTTGATTTATCTGAAGAGTTTAATATTTTGGATAAACTTTTTGAAGGAGTTAGCCTGATAGGAGATTACAGCAATAAAATTAAAGATCAGATTTTGTCTAAAGGCGAATTGCTTTCTGCTAAATTATTGACTTCAATTTTAGTTGAAAAAGGGATTCCTGCGAATTTTGTTGATACAAGAGAATTGCTAAAAACCGATTCGAAATTTGGTGATGCACAGCCTTTAGAACAACTTTCGAAAAAAAATGTAATCAATTATTTCAAATTACATAACGGAGAAACAGTTAATATCGTTACAGGTTTCATTGGTTCAAACAACAACAACGACACCACAACATTAGGAAGAAACGGAAGTAATTACACCGCTTCGTTAATTGCTAATTATTTGGATGCTGAAGAGCTTCAGAACTTTACACACGTAGACGGAATTTATACCGCAAATCCTGATTTGGTAGCCGATGCTAAAAAAATTGAATATTTATCATTTAATGAAGCAAATGAATTGGCCAATTTTGGAGCAACAATTCTACATGCTAAAACGATAATTCCATTATTAGAAAAAAATATTCCGCTTCGTATTTTAAATACTTTTAATCATGAAAACCGTGGAACTTTAATTACTTCAGATTCTGCTAAAGAAGGGATTAAAACACTTTCTGTTTTAGAAAATGTTTCTTTGGTAAATCTTGAAGGTCGTGGATTACTTGGGAAATCAGGTGTTGATGCTCGTATTTTTAAAGTTATGGGCGATCATAACATCAGTGTAAGTATTATTTCTCAAGGTTCTTCAGAAAGAGGAATCGGACTGGTTGTGGCAAAAGATAAAGCAACTCTTGCAATGGTCGAGTTAGAAAAAGAGTTTGAAAACGACTTTTATTCTAAAGATGTAAACCAAATTACAGTAACAGATAATGTTTCGGTAATTTCGATTATTGGACAGGATTTAAGTACTTTCCATAAACCTTACACGGCTTTAATTAAAAACAAAATAGTTCCAATATTATTCAACAATACCGTTACGGGTAAAAACGTGAGTTTGGTTGTTAAAAAAGAAGAACTGAATAAAGCTTTAAACGTAATTCACGGAGAAATCTTCGGAGTTTCTAAGAAAATCAACATTGCTATTTTCGGTCACGGATTAGTTGGAGGAACTTTGATTAATCAAATTTTAGAATCGGCTGCGGCGATTGAGAAACGTAAAGATGTAAAACTGAATGTTTTTGCAATTGCAAATTCTAAAAAGTTACTTTTAAATAGAAATGGCGTAACTTCAAACTGGAAAAATGATATTGCAAGTAAAGGAGAAGCTTATACAATCAAAGATATTATCGCTTATGCAAATGAATATCATTTAGAGAACTTAATTGCGATTGATAATACAGCAAGTGCAAGTTTTGTTGAGAATTATATACCGCTTATTGAAAGCAGTTTTGATTTAATTTCATCCAATAAAGTAGCGAATACATTGAGTTATGGTTTTTATAAAGAACTAAGAAAATCATTGGCAGATAATCAGAAGAATTATTTGTACGAGACTAATGTTGGTGCAGGATTACCATTAATTGATACCATAAAATTATTGCATCTTTCTGGTGAAAACATCACAAAAATAAAAGGAGTTTTCTCCGGAACATTAAGCTATTTATTTAATAATTTCTCTGCGAAAGATGTTCCGTTTAGCGAAATTTTGAAAGAAGCAATCGACAACGGATATACAGAACCAGATCCGCGTGAAGATTTATGCGGAAATGATGTGGGAAGAAAATTATTGATTTTAGCAAGAGAATTAGATTTGCAAAATGAGTTTGAAGAAATCTCAATTCAAAACCTAATTCCGGAACATTTACGTGAAGGAAATGTTTCTGATTTCTTGACAAAACTAAAAGAATTCGATCCAATTTATGAGAAAATAAAAGCCGATCAAAAGCCCAATCACGTATTAAGATACATTGGTGAATTGTCTGGAGATTTGCAAAATGACAAAGGAATTCTCGAAGTAAAATTAGTTTCAGTTCCGTCAGATACTGCTTTGGGCGGATTAAAAGGCTCGGATTCTTTCTTCGAAATTTATACAGAATCTTACGGAGATCGTCCAATCGTTATTCAGGGAGCCGGTGCAGGTTCTGCGGTAACAGCGAGAGGTGTATTTGGAGATATTTTGAGATTATCTGATAAAGGGTAA